A region from the Haliaeetus albicilla chromosome 16, bHalAlb1.1, whole genome shotgun sequence genome encodes:
- the LOC104316158 gene encoding proto-oncogene Mas-like produces the protein MNTLLPTTERASPACWSQLGGTASNRSWHHTLLGREDNHYNWTDCEAHHLSKVPVTLLICLCGLVGNGAVLWFLGSRIHRNPITTYVLNLAVADFTFLLSIAITLVIFYGPESLCPGRSSQDVTTVMNITILFTFTASVYLLTAFSATTSLSVLPLARCPCHRLPVLVCALLWALAFLLTVTLYFCPAVLTVFILSYVLSVLTLIFSGLTLLARVLCCSQQYPPRKLCVVVLLAVFFFPFFTADFGYWLLLRLFDFSVFVFDASLLFACVNSSINPVVYFFVGSCAKKFTPSVRVAFQRAFEDVTEPQNRGEPPRENTVETAV, from the coding sequence ATGAACACATTGCTCCCTACCACGGAAAGAGCCAGCCCTGCTTGCTGGAGCCAGCTCGGTGGGACAGCATCTAACAGGAGTTGGCATCACACGCTGCTGGGGCGTGAGGACAATCACTACAACTGGACTGACTGTGAAGCCCATCACTTGAGCAAAGTCCCAGTCACGCTGCTCATCTGCCTCTGCGGGCTGGTGGGGAACGGGGCCGTCCTCTGGTTCCTCGGCTCCCGCATCCACAGGAACCCCATCACCACCTACGTCCTCAACCTGGCCGTTGCCGACTTCactttcctcctctccatcGCCATTACCCTTGTGATATTTTACGGCCCAGAGAGCCTTTGTCCCGGGCGGAGCTCCCAGGACGTGACAACTGTGATGAATATCACCATCCTCTTCACTTTCACCGCCAGCGTCTATCTCCTGACAGCCTTCAGTGCCACGACGTCTCTGTCTGTCCTCCCCCTGGCCCGCTGCCCCTGCCACCGCTTGCCAGTGCTCGTCTGTGCCCTGCTCTGGGCCCTCGCCTTCCTGCTCACCGTGACCCTCTACTTCTGCCCCGCGGTGCTCACTGTCTTCATCCTCAGCTACGTCTTATCGGTGCTTACCCTGATTTTTTCTGGTCTGACCCTGCTTGCCAGGGTCTTGTGCTGTTCACAGCAATATCCTCCAAGGAAGCTCTGTGTTGTGGTCCTGCTAGCTgtcttcttcttccctttcttcacTGCAGATTTTGGTTACTGGCTCTTACTAAGactgtttgatttttctgtttttgtctTTGACGCCTCTCTCCTGTTTGCCTGTGTCAACAGCAGTATCAACCCTGTTGTTTACTTCTTTGTTGGGAGCTGTGCAAAGAAGTTCACACCCTCTGTTAGGGTTGCTTTCCAAAGGGCTTTCGAAGATGTAACAGAGCCCCAAAATAGAGGCGAACCTCCCAGAGAAAACACAGTGGAAACAGCTGTTTAA
- the LOC104319205 gene encoding mas-related G-protein coupled receptor member H-like — protein sequence MELNQTSPPPTSPVPETDGEDPCRIDVTDVAVDMVTLLICLCGLVGNGAVLWFLGFRIRRNPITVYILNLAVADFTFLLFMVTSSLLYMMENVFCAAVVSLMYLRSLFLLSLFSYNMGLYLLTAISIERCVSILCPLWYRCRRPQRLSTVACALLWALSIAVIAAVTSLCLLHEHEHCRLALISMYVLNFLIFAPPMVISNVILFIKVLCGSKRRQPRRLYIVIFLTVLFFLIFGVPLSVWNFLQQFSYTIVLSQVVFLLACINSSINPFIYFLVGSCRRHCSLVSLQDAFRKVFEETGVTTISS from the coding sequence CCGATGGAGAAGACCCGTGCAGGATAGATGTCACCGACGTGGCCGTAGACATGGTCACGCTGCTCATCTGCCTCTGCGGGCTGGTGGGGAACGGGGCCGTCCTCTGGTTCCTCGGCTTCCGCATCCGCAGGAATCCCATCACTGTCTACATCCTCAACCTGGCCGTCGCCGacttcaccttcctcctcttcatgGTCACCTCATCCCTCCTCTACATGATGGAGAATGTCTTCTGCGCCGCTGTTGTGTCCTTGATGTACCTGAGGTCGCTTTTCCTGCTCTCGCTCTTCTCCTACAACATGGGCCTGTACCTCCTGACGGCCATCAGCATCGAGAGGTGCGTGTCCATCCTCTGCCCGCTCTGGTACCGCTGCCGCCGCCCCCAGCGCTTGTCGACCGTGGCGTGTGCCCTGCTCTGGGCCCTCTCCATCGCTGTCATTGCTGCAGTGACTTCTCTCTGCCTGTTGCACGAGCATGAGCACTGCCGGCTGGCTCTCATCTCCATGTACGTCCTCAACTTCCTTATTTTTGCCCCACCCATGGTCATTTCCAACGTGATCCTCTTCATTAAGGTCCTGTGTGGCTCCAAGCGACGTCAGCCCCGGAGGCTCTACATCGTTATCTTCCTCACCGTCCTCTTCTTTCTCATCTTTGGGGTTCCCCTCAGCGTCTGGAATTTCCTGCAGCAGTTCAGCTACACCATTGTGCTCTCCCAGGTTGTGTTCCTGCTCGCCTGCATCAACAGCAGCATCAACCCCTTCATCTACTTCTTGGTGGGGAGCTGCCGGAGGCACTGCTCCTTGGTGTCCCTCCAGGATGCCTTCCGGAAGGTCTTTGAAGAAACGGGGGTCACCACGATCTCCAGCTAA
- the LOC104324849 gene encoding mas-related G-protein coupled receptor member H-like isoform X2 — MEMNNMVPPSASPTPTSDEDPCRIDVTDAAVDMVTLLICLCGLVGNGAVLWFLGFRIRRNPITVYILNLAVADFTFLLFMVTSSLLYMMENVFCSAVVSLMYLRSLFLLSLFSYNMGLYLLTAISIESTILFIKVQCGSQQRQPPRLYIVIFLTVLFFLLLALPLSIWNFLQQFSYTVVLSQVVFLLACINSSIKPFIYFLVGSCRRHCSLVSLQVTFRKVFEEPEDNTACSNDTTMDTLAPAC; from the exons ATGGAGATGAACAACATGGTCCCACCTAGCGCATCACCCACGCCAACCAGCGACGAAGACCCGTGCAGGATAGATGTCACCGATGCGGCCGTAGACATGGTCACGCTGCTCATCTGCCTCTGCGGGCTGGTGGGGAACGGGGCCGTCCTCTGGTTCCTCGGCTTCCGCATCCGCAGGAATCCCATCACCGTCTACATCCTCAACCTGGCCGTCGCCGacttcaccttcctcctcttcatgGTCACCTCATCCCTCCTCTACATGATGGAGAATGTCTTCTGCTCCGCTGTTGTGTCCTTGATGTACCTGAGGTCGCTTTTCCTGCTCTCGCTCTTCTCCTACAACATGGGCCTGTACCTCCTGACGGCCATCAGCATCGAGAG CACAATCCTCTTCATTAAGGTCCAGTGTGGCTCCCAGCAGCGCCAGCCTCCAAGGCTCTACATCGTTATCTTCCTCACcgtcctcttcttcctcctcctcgctcTTCCCCTCAGCATCTGGAATTTCCTGCAGCAGTTCAGCTACACTGTCGTGCTCTCTCAGGTTGTGTTCCTGCTCGCCTGCATCAACAGCAGCATCAAACCCTTCATCTATTTCTTGGTGGGGAGCTGCCGGAGGCACTGCTCCTTGGTGTCCCTCCAGGTCACCTTCCGGAAGGTCTTTGAGGAGCCAGAAGACAACACTGCATGCAGCAACGATACTACGATGGATACGCTGGCCCCAGCCTGTTGA
- the LOC104316159 gene encoding proto-oncogene Mas — protein MDRHPNNTIRTVSPAPLESMVYGDGHNGTRCFAEHIPEIITGGIMLLICLCGLVGNGAILWLLGFRIRRNPFTAYLLNLAVADTCFLLCTSTFLVIYHMPMLSCFQPELLRVLPLFHSMVLLTYSTSLYLLTAISVERCVGVLWPFWCRCYRPKFLSAIACSLLWALACVLAGLVYFVCDLGHSEHCWTVLGTLCFLNFCFFTPFMVLSNVILFIKLKRSSWQHHPARLYTVIFLTVFFFLLFGIPLSVQIFLNFFVYINFVFEICLLLASVNSSINPVIYVLVGSCGKSRFRGSVKVALQRVFEDRADSQEVGETPVMGIAA, from the coding sequence atggATCGACATCCCAACAACACAATCCGTACAGTGTCCCCAGCGCCTCTGGAGAGCATGGTCTATGGGGACGGACACAATGGGACCAGGTGCTTTGCAGAACACATCCCTGAAATCATCACCGGTGGCATCATGCTGCTCATCTGCCTGTGTGGGCTGGTGGGGAACGGGGCCATCCTCTGGCTCCTCGGTTTTCGCATCAGGAGGAACCCCTTCACCGCCTACCTCCTGAACCTGGCCGTGGCTGACACTTGCTTTCTCCTCTGCACATCGACTTTCCTTGTAATATATCATATGCCCATGCTCAGCTGCTTTCAGCCAGAGCTTTTGCGGGTGCTGCCGCTATTTCACTCCATGGTTCTGCTCACATACAGCACCAGCCTCTACCTCCTCACGGCCATCAGCGTGGAGAGGTGTGTGGGTGTCCTCTGGCCCTTCTGGTGCCGATGCTACCGCCCGAAATTCCTGTCGGCCATCGCGTGCAGCCTGCTGTGGGCCCTCGCCTGTGTCCTTGCTGGGCTGGTGTACTTTGTGTGTGACCTGGGACACTCTGAACACTGCTGGACGGTTCTTGGAACCTTGTGCTTCCtcaacttctgctttttcactCCCTTTATGGTTCTTTCCAACGTGATCCTCTTCATCAAGCTTAAGCGTAGCTCTTGGCAACACCACCCGGCGAGGTTGTACACTGTCATCTTcctcactgttttcttcttcctcctcttcgGCATCCCGCTCAGCGTCCAGATCTTCCTCAACTTCTTTGTCTAcattaattttgtctttgagATCTGCCTGTTGCTGGCCTCTGTCAACAGCAGCATCAATCCGGTTATTTACGTCTTAGTTGGGAGCTGCGGAAAGTCCAGGTTCAGGGGATCCGTCAAAGTCGCTCTTCAGAGGGTCTTTGAAGATAGGGCAGATTCCCAAGAGGTGGGCGAGACCCCTGTGATGGGAATTGCTGCCTAA
- the LOC138689477 gene encoding proto-oncogene Mas-like, protein MPSVSSLIPRETKRREVFDLGSFLMTEELTTLLPQSNASQAHGTNQSVAVEKTEASYAVLKFMESFCLISAVCGMVGNGIVLWYLGFRIRRNHFTVYIVNLAAADFGYLLCIAVETVQYLMQFNVGVQFGPFLFLDLFMYGTGLYLLTAISIERCLSVLCPIWCRTHRPKHLSGTISGLLWALSLLLNTLGYVLCTVRRSDGSCWLLLIAIGALDFVFCTPLMLLFSLTLFLRVKCSSQKLQTGRLFTVIMLTILFFLIFAVPLGVLIFFDFLGYKFLYSPEIGFVLSCVNSSLNPVIYFLVGSYRERRIKFTLRLAFQRAFEDSADDKEERESRNTKTVSS, encoded by the coding sequence ATGCcctctgtctcttctctgatcccaagagaaacaaaaaggagagaagtATTTGATTTGGGGTCTTTCCTCATGACTGAGGAGCTCACAACACTCCTTCCCCAAAGTAATGCAAGCCAGGCTCATGGGACTAATCAGAGCGTGGCGGTGGAAAAGACAGAGGCATCGTACGCTGTCCTCAAGTTCATGGAGAGCTTCTGCCTCATCAGTGCCGTCTGCGGGATGGTGGGAAACGGCATAGTCCTGTGGTACCTCGGCTTTCGCATCCGGAGGAACCACTTCACTGTCTACATCGTCAACCTGGCCGCTGCCGACTTTGGCTACCTCCTCTGCATCGCCGTTGAGACGGTTCAGTACCTGATGCAGTTCAACGTGGGGGTGCAGTTCGGGCCCTTCCTCTTCCTGGATCTTTTCATGTACGGGACCGGCTTGTATCTCCTGACCGCTATCAGCATCGAGAGGTGCCTCTCCGTCCTCTGTCCAATCTGGTGCCGAACCCACCGCCCCAAGCACTTGTCCGGCACCATCTCCGGCTTGCTCTGggctctctccctgctgctgaaCACGCTCGGCTACGTTTTGTGTACCGTTCGCCGCTCCGACGGGAGCTGCTGGCTCCTGCTCATCGCCATCGGAGCCTTGGACTTCGTCTTCTGCACACCCCTCATGCTGCTCTTCAGCCTGACCCTCTTCCTTAGAGTCAAGTGCAGCTCCCAAAAGCTCCAGACGGGCAGGCTCTTCACCGTCATCATGCTCaccatcctcttcttcctcattttcGCCGTGCCTCTGGGCGTCCTGATCTTCTTTGACTTCTTGGGTTACAAGTTCCTCTACTCCCCGGAGATCGGCTTTGTGCTGTCCTGCGTGAACAGCAGCCTCAACCCCGTCATCTACTTCCTCGTGGGGAGCTACAGGGAGCGGAGAATCAAGTTCACCCTCAGGCTGGCATTCCAGAGGGCCTTTGAAGATTCAGCAGATGACAAAGAGGAACGGGAAAGCCGTAACACGAAAACTGTGTCCTCCTaa
- the LOC104324849 gene encoding mas-related G-protein coupled receptor member H-like isoform X1, with protein MEMNNMVPPSASPTPTSDEDPCRIDVTDAAVDMVTLLICLCGLVGNGAVLWFLGFRIRRNPITVYILNLAVADFTFLLFMVTSSLLYMMENVFCSAVVSLMYLRSLFLLSLFSYNMGLYLLTAISIERCVSILCPLWYRCRRPQRLSTVACALLWALSIAVIAAVTSLCLLHEHEHCRLALISMYVLNFLIFAPPMVVCSTILFIKVQCGSQQRQPPRLYIVIFLTVLFFLLLALPLSIWNFLQQFSYTVVLSQVVFLLACINSSIKPFIYFLVGSCRRHCSLVSLQVTFRKVFEEPEDNTACSNDTTMDTLAPAC; from the coding sequence ATGGAGATGAACAACATGGTCCCACCTAGCGCATCACCCACGCCAACCAGCGACGAAGACCCGTGCAGGATAGATGTCACCGATGCGGCCGTAGACATGGTCACGCTGCTCATCTGCCTCTGCGGGCTGGTGGGGAACGGGGCCGTCCTCTGGTTCCTCGGCTTCCGCATCCGCAGGAATCCCATCACCGTCTACATCCTCAACCTGGCCGTCGCCGacttcaccttcctcctcttcatgGTCACCTCATCCCTCCTCTACATGATGGAGAATGTCTTCTGCTCCGCTGTTGTGTCCTTGATGTACCTGAGGTCGCTTTTCCTGCTCTCGCTCTTCTCCTACAACATGGGCCTGTACCTCCTGACGGCCATCAGCATCGAGAGGTGCGTGTCCATCCTCTGCCCGCTCTGGTACCGCTGCCGCCGCCCCCAGCGCTTGTCGACCGTGGCGTGTGCCCTGCTCTGGGCCCTCTCCATCGCTGTCATTGCTGCAGTGACTTCTCTCTGCCTGTTGCACGAGCATGAGCACTGCCGGCTGGCTCTCATCTCCATGTACGTCCTCAATTTCCTTATTTTTGCCCCACCTATGGTCGTTTGCAGCACAATCCTCTTCATTAAGGTCCAGTGTGGCTCCCAGCAGCGCCAGCCTCCAAGGCTCTACATCGTTATCTTCCTCACcgtcctcttcttcctcctcctcgctcTTCCCCTCAGCATCTGGAATTTCCTGCAGCAGTTCAGCTACACTGTCGTGCTCTCTCAGGTTGTGTTCCTGCTCGCCTGCATCAACAGCAGCATCAAACCCTTCATCTATTTCTTGGTGGGGAGCTGCCGGAGGCACTGCTCCTTGGTGTCCCTCCAGGTCACCTTCCGGAAGGTCTTTGAGGAGCCAGAAGACAACACTGCATGCAGCAACGATACTACGATGGATACGCTGGCCCCAGCCTGTTGA